From the Alloalcanivorax dieselolei B5 genome, one window contains:
- a CDS encoding DUF2288 domain-containing protein — translation MTEPSPGQVLREKLNQETAPIRWSELQPFFARGQVVAVAGHLDLIDVAAAFAEDQAAQIAAWRHSGAVDLVQDEQAKDWFETDQELWTLVVKPWVLVQPIPLH, via the coding sequence ATGACCGAGCCTTCCCCCGGCCAGGTATTGCGAGAAAAACTGAATCAGGAAACCGCTCCGATACGCTGGTCCGAACTGCAACCGTTCTTCGCCCGGGGCCAGGTGGTGGCGGTGGCCGGCCACCTGGACCTGATCGATGTGGCGGCGGCGTTCGCCGAGGATCAGGCGGCGCAAATCGCCGCCTGGCGACACAGCGGCGCAGTGGATCTGGTCCAGGATGAGCAGGCGAAGGACTGGTTCGAGACCGATCAGGAGCTATGGACTCTGGTGGTCAAGCCCTGGGTGCTGGTCCAGCCTATACCGCTGCACTAA
- a CDS encoding alkaline phosphatase D family protein produces the protein MKVHSFSVGPVVGAVAPRRVRILGVMPTASLVAGEKKALGRIRWRREGEHHWRGPKHFRINGNFDSSGVVVLSELEPGCRYQFQAGWVSDSAVADTALQWDGADDGTFRTSPLDEKAPARFLFGSCCYRFVGPDREVEDARADRVFATMAGVAEHEPTDFVMFGGDQVYADATWRLAAASTQQHYFDLYRQSFGQPNIKRLMSRYNQHMILDDHEIENNWPARADADLWTSKYPAAIKAYQIYQASHSPAVPLNDAGTRLDRDPDALWYRFRWGCADFFMMDLRTERVLSRWPWQKRITSKAQEQAVLEWLNTEPDRIKCLVSSVPLFPEQRWPFRGNDAWEGFRGQRQRLLEGIRDAGCRRVLVLSGDVHASLYARLDARGRAPVHAWICSGLFWPTALMAFRWYRPMIRDQHSLRGLSRLSMGKVSVPGEVHSRDAFSRIVLDDNGASLTAYDRHGEPLPQVGREIQW, from the coding sequence GTGAAAGTCCACTCATTTTCGGTGGGACCCGTGGTGGGAGCGGTAGCGCCACGGCGGGTGCGTATATTGGGGGTGATGCCGACCGCGTCGCTGGTGGCCGGGGAAAAGAAGGCATTGGGGAGGATTCGCTGGCGCCGCGAAGGGGAACACCACTGGCGCGGGCCGAAGCATTTTCGCATCAACGGCAATTTCGACAGCAGCGGCGTGGTGGTGCTCTCGGAACTGGAGCCGGGATGCCGTTACCAGTTCCAGGCCGGCTGGGTCAGTGACAGTGCCGTGGCCGATACGGCATTGCAATGGGATGGGGCCGACGACGGGACCTTCCGTACCTCGCCGCTGGATGAAAAAGCACCGGCGCGGTTCCTGTTCGGCTCCTGTTGCTACCGCTTCGTCGGACCCGACCGGGAAGTGGAGGACGCCCGGGCCGACCGGGTGTTCGCCACCATGGCCGGCGTCGCCGAGCACGAGCCCACTGATTTCGTCATGTTTGGCGGCGATCAGGTCTATGCCGATGCCACCTGGCGGTTGGCGGCGGCGTCCACCCAACAGCATTACTTCGACCTGTACCGGCAGAGTTTCGGTCAGCCCAACATCAAGCGGCTGATGTCCCGCTACAACCAGCACATGATCCTTGATGACCATGAAATCGAGAATAACTGGCCGGCGCGGGCGGACGCCGATCTCTGGACCAGCAAGTACCCGGCGGCGATCAAGGCCTACCAGATCTATCAGGCCTCGCATTCGCCGGCGGTGCCGCTGAACGACGCCGGCACCCGGCTGGACCGTGATCCGGATGCGCTCTGGTACCGCTTCCGTTGGGGCTGCGCGGACTTCTTCATGATGGACCTGCGCACCGAGCGAGTGCTGAGCCGCTGGCCATGGCAGAAGCGGATTACCTCCAAGGCGCAGGAACAAGCGGTGCTGGAGTGGCTTAATACCGAACCTGACAGAATCAAATGTCTGGTGTCCTCGGTGCCGCTGTTCCCGGAACAACGCTGGCCGTTCCGCGGCAACGACGCCTGGGAAGGGTTCCGGGGACAGCGTCAGCGGCTGCTGGAGGGTATTCGTGATGCCGGCTGTCGGCGTGTACTGGTGCTCAGCGGCGATGTGCATGCCTCGCTTTACGCACGCCTGGATGCCCGTGGCCGCGCGCCGGTGCACGCCTGGATCTGCTCAGGGCTGTTCTGGCCCACCGCGCTGATGGCGTTTCGCTGGTACCGGCCGATGATCCGTGATCAGCACAGCCTGCGCGGTTTGAGCCGGTTATCGATGGGCAAGGTGTCGGTGCCCGGCGAAGTGCATAGCCGTGATGCGTTTTCGCGGATTGTGCTCGACGATAATGGCGCCTCGCTGACCGCCTACGACCGGCATGGCGAGCCGCTGCCGCAGGTGGGCCGGGAAATCCAATGGTGA
- a CDS encoding hybrid sensor histidine kinase/response regulator has protein sequence MLILLLSVSAHAVEAVVINNGDDDLSPYSHLDYFCAPANQVPDRDTLTRDPQRWPWQPAGEHAPNLGFTRDHCWFRLPVENRDPARTDWRLEIPYGLLGRLQVYVLDRQNALLSEYRAGIDLPFQARPDHHTLPAFPLKLPAGEPRTVLMLVDSAHSIQLPMQLLSSERFHQQLQHRTLLQGLFFGGMLVMILYNLVLFFTIRERVYLLYVCWSLVVTLFMATLHGFSQQYLWPGSALISQYSVHYLLPLIVIMPSLFSLNFLSLAERAPPLAQLLRGLVTVGVVLLLAAPFISRDTLIPICVLAILVMDVSIMAVAVARALAGDPDARIFTLAWTCFMIGAATMALNKYGVLPRTTLTENLAQIGVFLDVVLLSLALARRITRLKEAHAHSVRDKAVAEMEAFKAGARNQAKSEFLATMSHEIRTPMNGIIGMTDLLRRTDLTHQQGQYVDTIYQSTQSLVTVINDILDYSRIESGKLELELQEVDLEALVDDCVRLFTARANEKRLPLYTYIDSRVPQHIQADPIRLKQILTNLLSNAFKFTDRGQVALHLTVRQSPDDQGYCVLMMEVVDTGLGLDEAQQRNLFQVFNQSPHGARHKAQGAGLGLTICKRLVQLMGGEIGVSSSLGRGATFWLTLPTRVQRGPRQDRPLAGRKVMLLNQDAALSLSLSQLLTRWGLQVYENSDAREALNTRPADLEVDLLIAAEDNLQLCDDLLAARRAFGNPPLMILQTIGAQLEGELPEDMLLLETPVSSRGLKNTLGQLLRQQQPVTPEADPRPTVGGSPLSRLNVMVVEDNAVNQLVIDSILRSLGIHATLLDHGGQALEHAMQTPGGWDVIFMDCEMPVMDGYQATREIRQFEADREVDPSWIIALSAHATNDYVQKAREAGVDDYLSKPVSRDQVLEALQRNRAIANLSAP, from the coding sequence TTGCTCATCTTACTGCTGTCGGTAAGCGCGCACGCCGTGGAAGCGGTGGTCATCAACAACGGCGACGATGACCTCTCGCCCTATTCCCACCTGGACTATTTCTGCGCCCCGGCCAATCAGGTACCCGACCGCGACACCCTGACCCGTGATCCGCAACGCTGGCCGTGGCAACCGGCCGGTGAGCACGCCCCCAATCTCGGCTTCACCCGGGACCATTGCTGGTTCCGGCTGCCCGTGGAGAACCGGGATCCAGCGCGCACCGACTGGCGCCTGGAAATCCCCTACGGCCTGTTGGGGCGGCTACAAGTGTACGTGCTGGACAGGCAAAATGCGCTGCTCTCGGAGTATCGGGCCGGGATCGATCTGCCCTTCCAGGCGCGCCCGGACCACCACACCCTGCCGGCATTCCCGTTAAAGCTGCCCGCCGGCGAGCCGCGCACCGTACTGATGCTGGTGGATTCCGCCCACAGCATTCAACTGCCCATGCAGTTGCTCAGTTCGGAGCGTTTTCATCAGCAGTTGCAGCACAGGACGCTGCTGCAAGGCCTGTTCTTCGGCGGCATGCTGGTGATGATTCTCTACAATCTGGTGCTGTTCTTCACCATCCGCGAGCGCGTTTATCTGCTGTACGTTTGCTGGTCCCTGGTGGTGACCCTGTTCATGGCCACGTTACACGGGTTCAGCCAGCAATATCTGTGGCCGGGTTCCGCTTTGATCAGTCAGTACTCGGTGCATTACCTGCTGCCGCTGATCGTCATCATGCCGTCGCTGTTCAGCCTCAATTTCCTCAGTCTGGCGGAGCGGGCGCCGCCGCTGGCCCAGTTGCTCAGGGGGCTGGTGACGGTGGGCGTGGTGCTGCTGTTGGCGGCCCCCTTCATCAGCCGCGATACGCTGATCCCGATCTGCGTGCTGGCGATCCTGGTCATGGATGTCAGCATCATGGCGGTGGCGGTGGCCCGGGCTCTGGCTGGGGATCCCGACGCGCGCATTTTCACTCTGGCCTGGACCTGCTTCATGATCGGTGCCGCTACCATGGCGCTGAACAAATACGGCGTACTGCCACGGACCACGCTCACCGAGAATCTGGCGCAAATCGGCGTGTTCCTGGATGTGGTGCTGTTGTCCCTGGCGCTGGCCCGGCGCATCACCCGGCTCAAGGAGGCCCACGCCCATTCCGTGCGCGACAAGGCGGTGGCCGAGATGGAAGCGTTCAAGGCCGGCGCCCGCAACCAGGCCAAGAGCGAGTTCCTGGCCACCATGAGCCACGAAATCCGCACCCCCATGAACGGCATCATCGGCATGACCGACCTGCTGCGGCGCACTGATCTGACGCACCAGCAGGGTCAGTATGTGGACACCATTTATCAGTCCACCCAGTCGCTGGTGACGGTCATCAATGACATTCTCGATTACTCGCGCATCGAGTCGGGCAAGCTGGAACTGGAGCTTCAGGAAGTGGACCTGGAGGCCCTGGTGGATGATTGCGTGCGGCTGTTCACCGCCCGCGCCAACGAAAAACGGCTGCCTCTGTACACCTACATTGACTCGCGGGTGCCGCAGCACATCCAGGCCGACCCGATCCGCCTCAAGCAGATTCTCACCAATCTGCTCAGTAACGCCTTCAAATTCACCGACCGCGGCCAGGTGGCCCTGCACCTGACCGTGCGTCAGTCACCCGACGACCAGGGCTATTGCGTGCTGATGATGGAGGTGGTGGACACCGGCCTCGGCCTGGACGAGGCGCAACAGCGCAATCTGTTCCAAGTGTTCAACCAGAGCCCCCACGGCGCCCGCCACAAGGCCCAGGGGGCCGGACTCGGGCTGACCATCTGCAAACGGCTGGTGCAGTTGATGGGCGGCGAGATCGGCGTATCCAGCTCGCTGGGGCGCGGTGCCACCTTCTGGTTGACCCTGCCCACCCGGGTTCAGCGCGGTCCACGGCAGGACCGGCCTCTGGCCGGCCGCAAGGTCATGCTGCTCAATCAGGACGCGGCCCTGTCGTTGAGCCTGTCCCAGTTGCTCACCCGCTGGGGCCTGCAAGTGTATGAGAACAGCGATGCCCGCGAAGCCCTGAACACCCGCCCGGCGGACCTTGAGGTGGATCTCCTGATCGCGGCGGAGGACAACCTGCAGCTGTGCGACGACCTGCTTGCCGCGCGACGCGCCTTCGGCAATCCGCCCCTGATGATCCTGCAGACCATTGGCGCCCAGTTGGAAGGTGAATTGCCGGAAGACATGCTGCTGCTGGAAACACCGGTATCGTCCCGGGGCCTGAAAAACACCCTGGGCCAGTTGCTGCGGCAGCAGCAACCGGTCACCCCCGAGGCAGACCCGCGCCCCACCGTCGGCGGCTCACCGCTGTCCCGACTGAATGTCATGGTGGTGGAAGACAACGCCGTGAACCAGTTGGTGATCGACTCCATCCTGCGTTCACTGGGCATTCACGCCACCCTCCTCGACCACGGCGGCCAGGCGCTGGAACACGCGATGCAGACGCCGGGGGGCTGGGACGTGATCTTCATGGACTGCGAAATGCCGGTCATGGACGGCTATCAGGCCACCCGCGAGATCCGCCAGTTCGAGGCGGACCGGGAAGTGGACCCGAGCTGGATCATCGCGCTGTCCGCCCACGCCACCAACGACTACGTGCAGAAAGCGCGGGAAGCCGGCGTGGACGACTACCTCAGCAAACCGGTCTCCCGCGACCAGGTGCTGGAGGCGCTGCAACGCAACCGGGCCATCGCCAATCTGAGCGCGCCTTAG
- the metG gene encoding methionine--tRNA ligase — translation MSDQTRKILVTSALPYANGPIHLGHLLEYIQTDIWARFQKLRGVNCLYVCADDAHGTAIMLKAQENGITPEQQIAQVKADHERDFADFLIRFDNYYSTHSPENKALSEMVFQRNKDAGYIVEKTITQLYDPEKGMFLADRFVRGTCPKCKSPDQYGDNCEVCGATYSPAELIEPYSAISGATPVEKDVTQLFFDLPQFEQLLREWTRSGSLQEGVANKLQEWMEDLQPWDISREAPYFGFEIPGYPGKFFYVWLDAPIGYMASFQNLCQREGLDFDEYWQPDSKTELYHFIGKDIINFHGLFWPAMLDGAGLRKPTAIFSHGFVTVNGAKMSKSRGTFIKARTYLEHLNPEYLRYYFAAKLNNRVDDFDLNLADFAQRVNTDLVGKVVNIASRTGNFVKKFGGTLSAQMDNPLLVREAQEAAPRIAEFYEQREFGKAMREIMALADHANGYIADKAPWTLAKEEGREQEVLAVCTTALNVFRLLTLYLKPVLPGLAERAEQFLAVEPMTWADADKLLLEHPINKFTPLMARVDMAHIEAMLEASKDSTPAAATKKEDDRAARAAEQSDGHIDISDFSKVQLRVARVIEASHVEGADKLLCLRLDVGALGERTVFSGIKAKYSPEQLDGRLLVLVANLAPRKMKFGVSEGMILAAGPGGEDIFLLSPDSGAEPGMEVG, via the coding sequence ATGAGCGACCAAACCCGTAAGATCCTGGTTACCAGCGCCCTGCCCTACGCCAATGGCCCGATTCACCTGGGTCATCTGCTGGAATACATTCAGACCGATATCTGGGCGCGCTTCCAGAAACTGCGTGGCGTCAATTGCCTTTATGTCTGCGCCGACGACGCTCACGGCACCGCCATCATGCTCAAGGCGCAGGAAAACGGCATCACGCCGGAGCAGCAGATCGCCCAGGTGAAAGCCGATCACGAACGGGATTTCGCCGACTTCCTGATCCGCTTCGATAATTACTACAGCACCCACAGCCCGGAGAACAAGGCGCTCTCCGAAATGGTGTTCCAGCGTAACAAGGACGCCGGCTACATCGTCGAGAAGACCATCACCCAGCTCTACGACCCGGAAAAGGGCATGTTCCTGGCCGACCGCTTCGTCCGCGGCACCTGCCCGAAATGCAAATCCCCGGATCAGTACGGCGACAACTGCGAGGTGTGCGGCGCCACCTACTCGCCAGCGGAGCTGATCGAGCCCTATTCCGCCATCAGCGGCGCCACTCCGGTGGAAAAAGACGTCACTCAGTTATTCTTCGACCTGCCCCAGTTCGAACAGTTGCTGCGCGAATGGACCCGCTCCGGCTCCCTCCAGGAAGGGGTGGCCAACAAGCTTCAGGAATGGATGGAAGACCTGCAGCCCTGGGACATCTCCCGGGAGGCCCCCTATTTCGGCTTCGAAATTCCCGGCTATCCGGGCAAGTTCTTCTATGTCTGGCTGGACGCCCCGATCGGTTACATGGCCAGCTTCCAGAACCTTTGCCAACGTGAAGGGCTGGATTTCGATGAGTACTGGCAACCGGACTCCAAGACCGAGCTGTATCATTTCATCGGCAAGGACATCATCAACTTCCACGGCCTGTTCTGGCCGGCGATGCTGGACGGCGCCGGGCTGCGCAAACCCACCGCCATTTTCAGTCATGGCTTCGTCACCGTGAACGGCGCCAAGATGTCCAAGTCCCGCGGCACCTTCATCAAGGCACGCACCTATCTGGAGCATCTGAACCCGGAGTACCTGCGCTATTACTTCGCCGCCAAACTCAACAACCGGGTGGACGACTTCGATCTCAACCTGGCCGACTTCGCCCAGCGCGTAAACACCGACCTGGTCGGCAAGGTGGTGAACATCGCCAGCCGCACCGGTAACTTCGTCAAGAAATTCGGCGGTACTCTGAGTGCCCAGATGGATAATCCATTACTGGTGCGAGAAGCCCAGGAAGCGGCCCCTCGCATCGCCGAATTCTATGAACAACGTGAGTTCGGCAAGGCCATGCGCGAGATCATGGCGCTGGCCGATCACGCCAACGGCTACATCGCCGACAAGGCCCCCTGGACCCTGGCCAAGGAAGAGGGTCGGGAACAGGAAGTGCTGGCTGTGTGTACCACTGCCCTGAACGTGTTCCGTCTGCTGACGCTGTATCTGAAACCGGTATTGCCGGGTCTGGCGGAACGGGCGGAGCAATTCCTGGCGGTCGAACCGATGACCTGGGCGGATGCCGACAAGCTGCTGCTGGAGCACCCGATCAACAAGTTCACTCCGTTGATGGCGCGGGTGGATATGGCTCATATCGAAGCCATGCTGGAAGCGTCCAAGGATTCCACGCCGGCGGCGGCAACGAAAAAGGAAGACGACAGAGCGGCCAGGGCGGCGGAGCAAAGTGATGGTCACATTGATATCAGTGATTTCAGCAAAGTGCAGCTGCGCGTCGCCAGGGTGATCGAAGCGTCCCACGTGGAAGGCGCCGATAAACTGTTGTGTCTGCGGCTGGACGTCGGCGCACTCGGCGAGCGCACCGTATTTTCCGGTATCAAAGCCAAATACAGCCCGGAACAATTGGACGGCCGGTTGCTGGTACTGGTAGCCAATCTGGCGCCACGCAAGATGAAATTCGGTGTTTCCGAAGGCATGATTCTGGCCGCCGGCCCCGGTGGCGAGGATATCTTCCTGCTGTCCCCGGACAGCGGCGCCGAACCCGGCATGGAAGTGGGCTGA
- a CDS encoding Spy/CpxP family protein refolding chaperone yields the protein MKLFRLLGVALTALTLSLPLAAQAQQAGQPDEVAQLASLVNLTDDQQKEIRGLIQSTDAEVRKLQAEARSLQEKLQGEVKPGYSERNITRTAKKLGEVMGEITGKTVLLQAQVESVMTEEQRAELQKKMEEQQRQMQQRMQQMQQQQQQQR from the coding sequence ATGAAACTTTTTCGATTGCTCGGCGTGGCCCTGACGGCTTTGACTCTGAGCTTGCCGCTGGCTGCTCAGGCGCAGCAGGCTGGGCAGCCGGATGAAGTGGCGCAGCTGGCCAGTCTGGTCAATCTGACCGACGATCAGCAGAAGGAAATCCGTGGTCTGATTCAGTCCACCGATGCCGAGGTCCGCAAGCTCCAGGCGGAAGCTCGCAGCCTTCAGGAAAAGCTGCAAGGCGAAGTGAAGCCCGGTTACAGCGAGCGCAATATTACTCGCACGGCGAAGAAACTGGGCGAAGTGATGGGCGAGATCACCGGTAAAACAGTACTGCTGCAAGCTCAGGTGGAATCGGTGATGACCGAAGAGCAACGCGCCGAGCTGCAGAAGAAAATGGAGGAACAGCAGCGTCAGATGCAACAACGTATGCAGCAGATGCAGCAACAACAGCAGCAACAACGCTAA
- the rsxA gene encoding electron transport complex subunit RsxA, giving the protein MTDYLLILVSAVLVNNFVLVQFLGLCPFMGVSNKVETAIGMSLATTFVLTLSSVLAYLTWAYILQPLSLEYLRTISFILVIAVAVQFTEMFVKKASPLLYRVLGVFLPLITSNCAVLGVALLNVRQEDATFMTSLTYGFGAALGFSLVLILFAAMRERIAAADVPEAFRGPSIGLITAGLMSLAFMGFSGLVKL; this is encoded by the coding sequence ATGACCGACTACCTGCTCATTCTTGTCAGCGCAGTGCTGGTGAATAACTTCGTGCTGGTCCAGTTCCTGGGCCTGTGCCCGTTCATGGGTGTCTCCAATAAAGTGGAGACCGCCATCGGCATGTCCCTGGCCACCACGTTCGTGTTGACGCTGTCGTCGGTGCTCGCCTACCTCACCTGGGCCTATATCCTCCAGCCGCTGTCGCTGGAATACCTGCGTACCATCAGCTTTATCCTGGTGATCGCGGTGGCGGTGCAATTCACCGAGATGTTCGTCAAGAAGGCCAGCCCGCTGCTGTATCGGGTGCTGGGCGTGTTCCTGCCGCTGATCACCTCCAACTGCGCGGTGCTTGGCGTGGCGCTGCTGAACGTGCGCCAGGAAGACGCCACCTTCATGACCTCGCTGACCTATGGGTTCGGCGCCGCCCTCGGTTTTTCCCTGGTGCTGATACTGTTCGCCGCCATGCGCGAGCGAATCGCCGCCGCCGACGTGCCGGAAGCGTTTCGCGGCCCCAGTATCGGCCTGATCACCGCCGGTCTGATGTCACTGGCGTTCATGGGGTTTTCCGGGCTGGTGAAGTTATGA
- the rsxB gene encoding electron transport complex subunit RsxB, which produces MTTILIAIAALLALAAVFGAALGFASEKFKVEGDPIVDQIDALLPQTQCGQCGHPGCRPYAEAIANGEEHNRCPPGGEVTVEALAELLGREVLPLDDDGSEDATVKKVAYIREDECIGCTKCIQACPVDAIVGAAKLMHTVIVDECTGCDLCVEPCPVDCIDMVPVAPTLGTWTWQRPAGAGQSPEQRIDVVNL; this is translated from the coding sequence ATGACCACGATCCTGATTGCCATCGCCGCACTGCTGGCACTGGCCGCCGTATTCGGCGCCGCGCTGGGCTTCGCCTCGGAGAAGTTCAAGGTCGAGGGTGATCCCATTGTCGATCAGATCGACGCCCTGCTGCCGCAAACCCAATGCGGCCAATGCGGCCATCCCGGCTGCCGTCCCTATGCCGAAGCCATCGCCAACGGCGAGGAACACAACCGCTGCCCGCCCGGCGGCGAGGTCACGGTGGAAGCGCTGGCCGAACTGCTCGGACGCGAGGTGCTGCCGCTGGACGACGATGGCAGCGAGGATGCCACGGTGAAGAAAGTGGCCTATATCCGCGAGGACGAGTGCATCGGCTGCACCAAGTGCATCCAGGCCTGTCCGGTGGACGCCATCGTCGGCGCCGCCAAGCTGATGCACACAGTGATCGTCGATGAGTGCACCGGCTGCGATCTGTGCGTGGAGCCCTGCCCGGTGGACTGCATCGACATGGTGCCGGTGGCCCCAACCCTCGGAACCTGGACCTGGCAGCGGCCGGCCGGCGCCGGCCAAAGCCCCGAACAACGCATCGACGTGGTGAATCTGTGA